GACGACGAGGCGATCCTCGTCGACCTCGAGCGCGTCCCGGTCCACATCGACCAGATCGTCTTCACGGTGAACTCGTTCACCGGCCAGACCTTCCAGGAGGTGCAGAACGCGTTCTGCCGCCTGGTCGACGAGACCAACGGCCAGGAGCTGGCCCGCTACACGCTCGACGGCGGCGGCCAGTACACCGCCCAGATCATGGCGAAGGTGCACCGCGCGGGCGCCGGCTGGCAGATGACCGCCCTGGGCGCGCCGGCCAACGGCCGCACGTTCCAGGACCTCATGCCGGCGATCCTGCCGGGCCTGTGAGGTAGCGGGGACGCGAGAGCAGACGGACGGGACGAGGGGGAGAAGGCGATGACGGCCGAGCTGGTCCGGGGGCAGAACCACCCCCTCACCCAGAACCGTCTGGAGATCCGCGTGTCGGCGGGAGCGCCGATCGTGGCGGGCGCGACGCTCAGCGACGACCAGGGCAAGGTGCACGGCCGCGACTGGGTCGCGCACCCCGGCGCCCCCGCGCTGCCGGGGCTCGAGGTCCCCCGGCAGGCGGCGGCCGACCATCGCCTCGCCGTCGACCTGGACGCCGTGCCCGAGGCCGCCCACCGCGTCAGCGTGCTGCTCGCGCTGCCCACCGGACCCGGTGACCCTGACCGTTTCGGCGCCGTCGCGGCCCCCTTCGTCGCCGTCACCGGACTCGACGGCTCCGAGGTAGCCAGCTACACCATGACCGACCTCGACGCCGAGTCCGCCGTCGTAGCCCTGGAGCTGTACCGCCGCCAGGGCGCGTGGAAGGTGCGCGCGGTGGGCCAGGGGTACGCGGGCGGCCTCGGAGCACTCCTGACGGACCAGGGGCTCCCCGACGCGGGAGCTCTCGCCGGCGAGATCGGCGAAGCGGTGGCGCGGGGCCTCGCGCGTACGGTGGCGCCGCCTCCGCCCCGGACGGCGGCCTCCGGGGCGAGCGCCATGGCGGACACCGGAGCGGGGGCGTCCGCCGTCGCCGGCGCCGCGATGCCGAGTACCACCCCGCCCCGCTCCCATCAGCCGCAGTCGCCCCCCGAACCCCAGTCACCCCCCGCCCCGCGGCCGACGCACGAGCCTCAGCCGCGGGCCCACCCCTCCGGCCAGACGGGCGGCACGGGCCCGGTCAACTACACGCACCCCGGCCGCCAGGCCCCCGCACCACCCGCCCCCGCGCCCACCTCGTCCCCCGGCGAGCCGGGGCAGCCCGCCGTCCCCGTCGCCGGAGACGCGACCGGCTGGTCCATGGACGAGCGGCTCTACAACCAGGTGTGGGGCATGTTCGAGGACCTCGCCCGCTGCGTCGCCGCGTATCGCAGCGCCGTCGACTTCGCGGACTCCCGTATGGAGCAGGAGCTCGACAAGGCCCTGTCCGACCCGCGCAGCAGGATCGGCGGCCAGGGTGACGCCGCGCGCGAGGCCGCCCGCACCAAGCACGGCCGACTTGTCGATCAGGCGCGAGAGGCACTCGACCGCGACCTCGCCCAGCTGGCCACCGAGTCCGCCGTCGTCGAGCCCGCCCTGCCCCCGGCCTACGCGGGCTGGGACAACCCGGTCTGGCACGCGTACCGCAGCCCCATGGAGATCCCGATGGCCCTCCGCCTGGGCGACCTCCAGCTGCCCGAGTCCCGCGGCCTCGGCCTGCGCATCCCGATGCTCGTGCGGCTCCCGCTGGAGCGCGGCATGTGGATCGACAGCGGCCGCTCCGGGGCGGACGCGCTCACCGAGTCCGACGAGCTGCGCCGCCGCGCCATGCGGAGCGCCGTCGAGCACGCCGCGCGGCTCCTTGCGGTCTACCCGGCGGGCGAGTTCGCCGTGCACGTCATCGACCCGGCCGGATCGGCCGCGGGGGCGCTCGCCCCGCTCGTGCGGGCCGGGGTGCTCGCCGGGCCGCCGGCCGCCGGGGTGGCGGGCGTCTCCGAGGTGCTCGGGCGGCTCATCCAGCGCGTGGACCTCGTACAGATGGCGGTCCGCGGCGGAGCGGCCGACGCGCTGCCGCCCGACCTGGACACCGCCGAGCAGCTGCTGATCGTCAACGACTTCCCGCACGGCTTCGACGACCGCGCGGTGACCCGGCTGCGCTACCTCGCCGACGAGGGCCCCGCCGTCGGCGTCCACCTCCTGATGGTCGCCGACCGTGAGGACGCCGCCGAGTACGGACCGGTCCTCGACCCGCTCTGGCGCGCGCTGCTGCGCCTCACGCCGGTGCCCGACGACCACCTCGCCGACCCCTGGGTGGGGCACGCGTGGACGTACGAGCCGCCGAATGTCCCGCCGGGCAGCCGGA
The DNA window shown above is from Streptomyces sp. NBC_01445 and carries:
- a CDS encoding TerD family protein, whose protein sequence is MTANFSKGPGVNLSKGQAISLQKQDGGNLTAVRMGLGWQAAPRRGLFGTRTREIDLDASAVLFADKQPVDVVFFRHLVSDDGSVRHTGDNLVGGAGQGGDDEAILVDLERVPVHIDQIVFTVNSFTGQTFQEVQNAFCRLVDETNGQELARYTLDGGGQYTAQIMAKVHRAGAGWQMTALGAPANGRTFQDLMPAILPGL
- a CDS encoding TerD family protein, whose protein sequence is MTAELVRGQNHPLTQNRLEIRVSAGAPIVAGATLSDDQGKVHGRDWVAHPGAPALPGLEVPRQAAADHRLAVDLDAVPEAAHRVSVLLALPTGPGDPDRFGAVAAPFVAVTGLDGSEVASYTMTDLDAESAVVALELYRRQGAWKVRAVGQGYAGGLGALLTDQGLPDAGALAGEIGEAVARGLARTVAPPPPRTAASGASAMADTGAGASAVAGAAMPSTTPPRSHQPQSPPEPQSPPAPRPTHEPQPRAHPSGQTGGTGPVNYTHPGRQAPAPPAPAPTSSPGEPGQPAVPVAGDATGWSMDERLYNQVWGMFEDLARCVAAYRSAVDFADSRMEQELDKALSDPRSRIGGQGDAAREAARTKHGRLVDQAREALDRDLAQLATESAVVEPALPPAYAGWDNPVWHAYRSPMEIPMALRLGDLQLPESRGLGLRIPMLVRLPLERGMWIDSGRSGADALTESDELRRRAMRSAVEHAARLLAVYPAGEFAVHVIDPAGSAAGALAPLVRAGVLAGPPAAGVAGVSEVLGRLIQRVDLVQMAVRGGAADALPPDLDTAEQLLIVNDFPHGFDDRAVTRLRYLADEGPAVGVHLLMVADREDAAEYGPVLDPLWRALLRLTPVPDDHLADPWVGHAWTYEPPNVPPGSRILEQVLEEVARARREQGI